A window of Panicum virgatum strain AP13 chromosome 8K, P.virgatum_v5, whole genome shotgun sequence contains these coding sequences:
- the LOC120644891 gene encoding disease resistance protein PIK6-NP-like, whose product MEVVTGALPSVITKLAGLAAGEYNLQKGLKGEIKFLQEELESMKAALEFISRTPAGQLPNNDKIWSRNVRELSYDIEDSIDTSMVQCKGKRLGTQHGLKKVIDRSLNLLMQPKVHRKIAKEVREINLGVDKPVTVDPRLFTQYTEMKELVGIEEARDEFINNFLTQGNNVPMKQGKTVSIFGFGGLGKTTLANAVFEKIRAQFDCCAFVSVSQTPDLKRLFKGLLNDFGKSINEEILDESRLIKVLGEFLQDKRYFVVADDIWDISVWKRIRCALPDNDVGYTIITTTRIADVAEQAGGAYKLKPLSSNNSRKLFFRRIFGNKNKDSNKEIEKCPDDELAEVSDRILKKCAGVPLAIITMASLLACKARNKLEWYEVYNSVGTGMENNMDVENMRKMLSFSYYELPCHLRTCLLYLSMFPEDFEIGKDRLIRMWIAEGFIQWEKQGKSPFEIGEFYFNELINRSMIQPIYNYTGMVKSCRIHDMVLDLIRSFSCEENFVTILSDMDSTAPSSTIRRLSLQNGKKSHVMAQATRNLLQRARSVVIFPAAVAQVPAAGSCRFLRVLDLEHCNLSHTDSLKYLGNLYQLRYLRLYSTHISQLPEEIGNLQFLQTLDVRGNSISILPWSVVQLRNLMCLDINVTTRVPNGIGNLTCLEQLSSLYIDGSTINIIEELGQLTELRQLRINLDEWNDKLLECLHKLQKIQQLHIVDVVTIVHPGKRSIGGLDSWVAPRHLRELNTVDGCWFSTLPAWVNPSLVPVLTCLSIAVRELHQGDLDILGRLPALRSLCLRVDNRNLGILEGFVVGAGSFPCLIFCSLQFVWPVVFQKGAMPRLTRLRLPLFYVREARGTASNDGGFDMGLGNLPLLQAIIAEVRCEGASKEAAEQAKAALTHAAEMHPNHPYHNIYIYIYIE is encoded by the exons ATGGAAGTCGTGACGGGGGCTCTGCCAAGCGTCATCACAAAGCTCGCTGGTCTAGCCGCTGGGGAGTACAATCTGCAGAAGGGGCTGAAGGGGGAGATCAAGTTCCTGCAAGAagagcttgagagcatgaaggCTGCGCTGGAGTTCATCTCCAGGACTCCGGCAGGCCAGCTTCCCAATAATGACAAGATCTGGTCCAGGAATGTGAGAGAGCTTTCCTACGACATAGAGGATAGCATTGACACGTCCATGGTGCAATGCAAGGGTAAAAGGCTTGGCACACAGCACGGGCTAAAAAAGGTCATTGATAGGAGCCTCAACTTGTTGATGCAGCCCAAGGTTCACCGTAAGATAGCTAAAGAAGTCAGAGAGATCAACCTTGGTGTTGATAAACCTGTTACTGTTGACCCTCGTTTATTCACTCAGTACACCGAGATGAAAGAGCTTGTTGGAATTGAAGAGGCAAGGGATGAGTTCATCAATAATTTTTTGACACAAGGGAATAACGTTCCCATGAAGCAAGGGAAGACCGTTTCAATTTTTGGATTTGGAGGCCTGGGAAAGACAACTCTTGCTAATGCAGTTTTTGAAAAGATTAGAGCACAATTCGATTGTTGTGCTTTTGTTTCTGTGTCTCAAACTCCTGACTTGAAGAGATTATTCAAGGGCTTACTCAATGATTTTGGCAAGAGCATTAATGAAGAAATATTGGATGAGAGTCGACTCATAAAAGTACTCGGAGAATTCCTTCAGGACAAAAG GTATTTCGTTGTTGCTGATGACATATGGGATATCTCAGTTTGGAAAAGGATTAGATGTGCTTTGCCTGATAATGATGTTGGATACACAATTATTACAACTACCCGTATTGCTGATGTTGCTGAACAAGCTGGCGGTGCTTACAAGCTGAAACCCCTTTCTTCAAACAACTCTCGGAAGCTATTTTTTAGAAGAATATTTGgtaacaaaaacaaagacagcaataaagaaatagaaaaatgtcCTGATGATGAACTTGCAGAAGTATCTGACAGAATACTAAAGAAATGTGCTGGTGTGCCCTTAGCAATTATTACAATGGCTAGCTTGCTAGCTTGCAAAGCAAGAAATAAACTGGAGTGGTACGAGGTGTACAACTCTGTTGGTACTGGCATGGAAAACAATATGGATGTGGAGAATATGAGAAAGATGTTGTCTTTCAGCTATTATGAGCTGCCATGCCATCTAAGGACTTGCTTGTTATATTTAAGCATGTTTCCTGAAGATTTTGAAATTGGCAAGGACCGCTTGATAAGAATGTGGATAGCTGAAGGTTTTATCCAATGGGAAAAACAGGGGAAGAGTCCATTTGAAATAGGAGAGTTTTACTTCAATGAGCTCATAAACAGAAGTATGATCCAACCGATATATAACTACACTGGCATGGTAAAGAGTTGTCGCATACATGATATGGTGCTCGATCTTATCCGTTCCTTTTCATGTGAAGAAAACTTTGTTACCATACTAAGTGATATGGATAGCACAGCTCCATCAAGTACGATTCGGAGGTTGTCCCTTCAAAATGGCAAGAAAAGTCACGTGATGGCTCAGGCTACGAGAAACTTGTTGCAACGTGCAAGGTCAGTTGTTATCTTCCCAGCAGCCGTTGCTCAAGTGCCGGCAGCTGGCAGCTGCCGATTTTTACGTGTACTGGATTTGGAGCATTGCAACCTTTCACATACTGATAGCCTTAAGTACCTTGGAAATTTATACCAGTTGAGGTACTTAAGACTATATTCTACGCATATTTCTCAGCTCCCGGAAGAAATAGGAAACCTGCAGTTTCTACAAACATTGGATGTGAGGGGCAATTCTATTTCCATCTTGCCTTGGAGTGTTGTCCAGCTAAGAAATTTGATGTGCCTAGACATTAACGTGACTACAAGAGTGCCAAATGGAATCggaaacctaacatgccttgaGCAGCTGTCATCGTTATACATTGACGGCTCCACCATAAATATTATAGAAGAGTTGGGCCAGCTAACTGAACTGAGGCAGCTGCGTATCAATTTGGACGAGTGGAATGATAAGCTGTTGGAGTGTCTACACAAGTTACAAAAGATCCAGCAACTACATATCGTGGATGTAGTTACCATAGTCCATCCTGGTAAACGCAGCATTGGTGGATTGGATAGCTGGGTCGCCCCTCGACATCTCCGTGAGTTGAATACAGTTGACGGCTGTTGGTTTTCTACACTGCCGGCTTGGGTGAATCCATCACTTGTTCCGGTTCTCACCTGCCTATCAATCGCCGTGAGAGAGCTACATCAGGGCGACCTCGACATCCTCGGGAGGTTGCCAGCTCTCCGCTCTCTATGTCTGAGGGTGGACAATAGGAACCTTGGAATCCTTGAGGGATTCGTTGTTGGTGCTGGTTCGTTCCCGTGCCTTATATTTTGTTCCTTGCAATTTGTATGGCCAGTAGTGTTTCAAAAAGGAGCTATGCCAAGGCTCACACGGCTTCGCCTGCCGTTGTTTTATGTGCGGGAGGCAAGAGGAACTGCCAGCAACGATGGTGGTTTCGACATGGGCCTTGGGAACCTGCCATTGCTGCAGGCGATCATTGCTGAAGTCCGATGCGAAGGCGCTagcaaggaggcggcggagcaagCCAAGGCTGCACTGACGCATGCAGCTGAAATGCATCCCAATCATCCCTAccataacatatatatatatatatatattgaataA